The Microlunatus soli genome contains the following window.
AGCGGGGTCCAGTAGCCATGGTCGGCGGCGTAGCTGGTGACCTTGAGTTCGGTGACCCACTTGGTCGCCGACACGTAGCCGTACAGACCGGGCACCACCAGCCGGGCCGGGAAGCCGTGCTCGGCAGGCAGCGGCTGTCCGTTCATCCCGATCGCGACGATCGCATCCCGGTCCGGGTCGGTCAGCGCCGACAACGGTGAACCGGCGGTGAAGCCGTCGACGCTGCGGGACAGCACCATGTCCGCGCCGGCCTTGACCCCGGCCCGCTCCAGCAGTTCCCGGATCGGGTAGCCGAGCCAGCGCGCGTTACCGGCCAGGTTTCCGCCCACCTCGTTGGAGACGCAGGTCAGCGTCACGTAGAACTCCGACAGCGGCAGCGACAGCAGCTGATCCCAGCTGATCGTGATCGGCCGGTCGACCATCCCGGTGATCGTCAGCGACCAGTCCGCCGGATCGACCACGGGCACCTGCAGGGCGGTGTCGATCCGGTAGAAGCCGTCGTTGGCGGTCACGTACGGGGTGATGCCGGGGACCTGCAGATCGGCACCGGCCGGGACGGCCGGCGCGGTCCGTTGCGGGATCGGAAGTTTGATCTTGGAACGGGCCTGCAACGCCATCGACTTGCCGTGCGAGAAACCGCGGCTGGCGGCGCCGACCACAACGGCGCCGGCGGCCAGTGTCCCGGTCAGCACCAGGAATCCTCGACGGCCCACCGGTCGACCCGAATCGTCAAGCCCAGCAGGGGAATCCCACAGCCGAAGGCGATTGACCAACGGCCGTAGCACGAGGTAGGCGACGGCCAGTCCGATGACCACCGGCACATAGGCAGTGCCGGTGACGTCGGGTTGCCGGCCGATCGCGATCACGGAGAACGCCGTCAGCAGGACGGGGCCGATCAAGCCCGCGCTGCGGCGGGCGTACTCCAGTCGACCGGACGCACCGGCGACCAGCAGGGCGACCACTCCGACCACGGCCAGCAGGATCGGTTTGTCGGCGAATCCGAGCACCTCCTTGCCGAAGTTGATCACTCCGGCAGGTGCGATGTCGATCACCAACTCGCCGACCGCCGACAACGGCGACCCCAGCGGTGACACCAGCCAGGCCAGCAGCTCGGTCACCGACAGCCCGACCAGTCCGGCAACGATCCCGGACCACCAGGCCAGGCCCGACCCGCGATGCGGTGCCGGCGCCACGTCCGGGGTCGGCGGCAGGGTGGGGGTGCGTACGGCGGTCACCAATTCATCCTGCTCCCCGGTCTCGGTCCAGGGAAGGGCCGTCAGAGAACTGTAATCGTTGCGGCCTACCGTGGTCCCATGACCAGCGGGCAGCAGAGGGGCCGGGCGGCGTTGGACCGGGCGCTGCCGAGCTGTGTGCGATATCTCCCCGGTTGGGTCGCAGATCACCGGCGGATCTTCGCCGAGCTGGTGGAGGTGATCGACTGGGAACGCAACGACATCACCATCGCCGGTCGGACGATCCCGATCCCCCGGCTGACCTGTTGGATGGGGACCTCGCAGTACGTCTACTCCGGTGTCCGCAACGAACCCCGACCGACCCCGGCCGCGCTGACCGCACTGCAGCAGCAGGTGCAGGTCGAAGCCGGTGCGACCTTCAACTCCTGCCTGGCCAACCTCTATCGCGACGGTCACGACTCGATCTCCTACCACAGCGACGACGAGCCGGAGCTCGGCCGGCGGCCGACGATCGCGTCGATCAGTCTCGGCGACCGGCGACGGTTCGTGCTGCGGCACCAGGACAGCGGCGAACGCTGGGAGCTCGAGTTGGGCGCCGGTGACTTGTTGATCATGTCCGGTGAATCACAGTCGGACTACCGACACGCGGTGCCCAAGACCATGCGTCCGGTCGGGCAGCGGATGAATCTCACCTTCCGACAGTTCGCGACCTGATCGGTGACGCACGTCGGCCGAGCACTAGCATCGGGCCAGCAGGACCGTCGCCGGGGATCAGGGAGGATCCATGTCCGATCAGCTGGATGTCGATGCGGTGCTGGCCGCGCTCACCCTGGAGGAGAAGGCCTCGCTGAGCCTTGGCTCGGACATCTGGCACACCGCGCCGATCGAGCGACTCGGCGTCGAGTCGATCATGGTCTCCGACGGCCCGCACGGACTGCGGGCGCAGTTCGAACAGCAGACCGACAACGTCGGACTCGGCGACAGCGTTCCGGCCACCTGCTTCCCGACCGCCGCCGGCCTGGCCTCCTCCTGGAATCGCACGCTGCTGCGGCAGGTCGGCGAGGCCGTCGCCCGGGAATGCCTTCGCTGGCAGGTGTCGGTGCTGCTCGGCCCGGGCGTCAACATGAAGCGGTCCCCGTTGTGTGGACGCAACTTCGAGTACCTGTCGGAAGACCCGTATCTTGCCGGTGAGTTGGCGACCGCGCTGGTCCAGGGCGTGCAGAGCCAGGGCATCGGGACGTCGCTGAAGCACTTCGCGGCGAACAACCAGGAGACCGACCGGATGCGGGTCGACGCCGAAGTCGATCAGCGGACGTTGCGGGAGATCTACCTGCCGGCCTTCGAAAAGGTGGTGAAGACCGCCCGGCCGTGGACCGTGATGTGCGCCTACAACAAGATCAACGGCAGCTACGGTTCCGAACACCATCAGCTGCTCACCGAGATCCTCCGCGACGAATGGGGATTCGACGGGCTGGTGGTCTCGGACTGGGGTGCGGTCCATGATCGGGTCGCCTCGCTGGCCGCCGGACTCGATCTGGAGATGCCGCCGGTGCTGGGACACAGCGACGTCGCCGTCGTCGAAGCGGTCCGCGCCGGGACGCTGGACGAGAAGCTGCTCGACCGGACCGTACGGCGGGTGCTGGATCTGGTTGCCAAGTCCCGTCCGGCGCGGCAGGACGAGCACACCGTCGACCAGGCCGAGCAGCACGCGTTCGCCCGGGTCGCAGCCCGGGAATCGGCTGTGCTGTTGAAGAACGACGGCAACCTGCTGCCGCTGGATCCCGCCGCAACCACCCGGGTCCTGGTGGTCGGTGAGCTGGCCCGGACACCGCGCTACCAGGGGGCCGGTTCCTCCCAGGTCAACCCGACCCGGGTCGACATCCCGCTGGAGGAACTGCGGGCGCTGGCCGGCGACGCGATCACCATCGACTACGCGCCCGGCTACCGGCTGGACGAACCGACCGTCGATCCGGATCTTCGTGACGAAGCCGTCCGGATGGCGCAGAGCGCCGACGTCGTGCTGGCCTTCGTCGGCTTGCCGGACGCGGCCGAATCGGAAGGATTCGACCGGACCGACATCGACCTGCCGGCCAACCAGACCGAGCTGCTGGCGCAGCTGGCCGAGCAGACCGATCGGATCGCGGTGCTGATCGCGGGCGGGTCCGTCGTCGAGGTGGCGAGCTGGCAACGCCATGCCGCCACGATCATGGAATGCTGGCTGTCCGGCCAGGCCGCCGGCGGCGCGGTCGCGGACCTGATCTTCGGCGTCGCGAACCCGAGCGGCAAGCTCGCCGAAACCCTGCCGATCCGACTGCAGGACAACTCGTCCTACCTCAACTTCCCCGGCGGGGACGGGACGGTCCGCTACGGCGAGGGAGTCTTCATCGGCTACCGGGGCTACGACAAGTCCGAGCTCGCGGTCAGCTACCCGTTCGGTCACGGGCTGTCCTACACCACCTTCGCCATCGACGGCCTCGAGGTGTCGACCACGGGCAGCATCGCCGACGGTGACCTGGCGGTCACGGTTGCCGTGACGGTCACCAACACCGGCGACCGGGCGGGCGCCGAAGTGGTCCAGGTCTATGTGGGTGACCGGCAGAGCGCGGTGCCTCGGCCGCTGCGGGAGCTGAAGGCCTTCGACAAGATCGCTCTGGACCCCGGGGAGTCCGGCACCGTCGAACTGCGACTCGACGAGCGTGCGTTCGCCTTCTGGTCCACCAGGTTCGACCGCTGGCTGGTCGAGTCCGGGGACTTCGAGATCACCGTCGGTTCATCTTCTCGTGATCATGCGGCGAGTACGGTGATCACGATCGAGGCGCCACGCGTGGCGGTCCCGATCAATCGCGAAGCGACCCTGGCCGAGTGGCTCGCCGACCCGGCGGCCCGTGCGGTACTGCAACGACAACCGAAGGTGGCGACCATCCTGCAACACGCGGAGCCGACCATGATCAAGATGGTCGAGCAGATGCCGGTCTCGACCATCGCCGGCTTCGGGTTCGCGGGCTTCGGACCAGCCGACCTGGACCGTTTCCTCACCGAGATGGAGGCAGAGTGATGAGTCACCCGTTGGACGGCCGATCGATCCTGGTCACCGGCGCCGAAGGCAACATCGGCAGTGCTGTCTGCCGCCGATTGTCGGCCCTGGGTGCCAAGATCACCGGGCTGTCGTTGGCTGCCACGGATGATCATGAGTCGCCGCCGATGGTGCAGGCCCTGTACGGTGACACCACCGATCCCGAGGTGGTCGCCGACGCCCTGGACGGCATCGAACTGGTGGTGCACCTGGCCGCGATCCCGCACCCGATCGGCAACCCGGCGCCGAAGGTCTTCGGGACCAACGTGCAGTCGACCTTCAACGTGCTCTGGCAGGCAGCGGAGCGGGGGATCGGGCGGGCCGTGATCGCCAGCAGCATCAACCACACCGGGCTGCCGTTCAACAGCGATCCGACCGCCCGCCCGTCGTACTTCCCTGTGGACGAAGCGATGCCGTCCCAGCTCACCGACCCGTACGCGTTGAGCAAGGTGGTCGACGAGGTCACCGCGGGCACCGTCCATCGGCGGACCGGTATCGATGTGGTCGCGCTGCGATTCCCGTTCACGGTCCCGGCCGAGCAAGTGGCCCGGCGTGCGGAATCGTTGGCCGACGATCCGTCCGGTGCCGTTGTCGAGGCCTGGTCGTATCTGGATGTCCGCGACGCCGCGCTGGCGGTGGAGAAGGCGTTGGTCGCCGAGACCACCGGCGTCGTCCCTGTCTACGTCACTGCCGACGACACGTTGCTGCCGTATCCGACCGAGCAGGTGCTGGACCGCTACGCGCCCGGCATCCTGCGGACCCGGACCTTCGTCGGTCGGGAGGTGCCGATCGATCTCACCCGGGCCCGGACGCTGCTCGGATTCCGCGCCGAGCACCCGGTCGACGTCACGCCCCGGTCGCTGGACTGAGCCTGGCACAACCGATTCGCACCTGCGGCGCGGCACCGAACGGGTGCACCGGCGGCGTTGTCGACGCGCAACGGTGGGCTGTCGGGTCAGGAGCGATCGTTCGTGTTTTCCTGGCCTGCGCGTTGGTGCGGGATGAATACCGCGATGATCATGCTGACGATCGCTGCGCCGAGTCCGAGCATCAGCGTGAGCAGGAAGCTACCCTCGCTTGGTCCGGTCACGCCGTTGACTGTCGTGACGGAGTGCGCGAGGATCGCGCCGGTGACGGCTGAGGCAATCGTCGTGCCGAGTGAGCGCATGAGTGCGTTGAGGCCGTTTGCCGCCCCGGTCTCGTGCGCCGGCACAGCCTGCATGATGAGTGCCGGCATCGCGGCGTAGCCGAGGCCGACTCCTACGCCGAGCACGATGTTGACGACGAGGATCTGCCATGCGTCAGCGTGGAAGATCAACGCAAGCCCGTAGGCGAGCGCGAGGACTGCAGCGCCGATGATGAGCAGCGACTTAGCGCTCCAGCGCCGCTCGACCCTGCCTGCGAGGGGCGAGACGGCCATCATCGCCAGGCCTGATGGTGCGAGGATGAGTGCGGCGACCGTGAGCGTCAGCCCCAGACCAATGCCGGTCGCTCGCGGCAGCGCAAGTAGCTGCGGGAGCACCACATTCGATGCGAACAGGGCGAAGCCCAACGCGACAGAGGCGAGATTGGTGAGCAGTACGGGTCCACGCATGCTGACCCGGAGGTCGATGAGTGGATCCTTCATATGCAACTCGATCACACCCCACATCACCAGGACGACGCTGCCGCCGATCAGGAGGGTCAGAGTTCGTGCATCCCCCCACCCCCATTCACCACCACGCGAGACGGCGATGAGCAGGCCGACGAGCCCGAGTGCCAGCCCGATGATGCCGACGACGTCGATGCGTCCGCGCGTACGCTGGCTACTCGGGGGCACGACGACCGCATAGGCGATGAACGCGAGCGCAGCAATCCCCGCCGCCACCCAGAACAGCACATGCCAATCGAAATTCTCGGCGACGACCGCGCTGAGCGGTAGGCCGAGCGCGCCGCCGACGCCAAGGGTGGCACTGACGAGTGCGATACCCGAGCCGAGCTTCTGCGGCGGCAGCACGTCGCGAAGGATCGAGATACCCAACGGGATGACGCCAGCTGCCATGCCCTGCAGCATCCGCGCGATGATCATGGTCACCACATCATCTGAGAGGGCGGCGAGAACTGCGCCCAACGCCTGCAGTAGGAGGAGCGCCATGGCAACGCGCCGTTTGCCGAACATGTCGCCGAGCCGTCCGGCGACGGGCGTGCAGACCGCAGCAGCCACGAGGGTCGTGGTGATCGCCCATGCGGTGTTGTCACGCGTGGTGTGCAGCAGCTTCGGCAGCTCGCCCTGGATCGGAATGAGGATGGTCTGCATGAACGACGCACCGAGACCCGCGAAGGCCAGCACAGCAAGGATCTCCCACGAGCGGTGTTGGCGCCTGCGGTGGGCGCTTTCGGTTTCGTGCGTGCCGTGGCTGTCGGTTGTGGCCCTCGGAGCACCCGGGACCTGGGTGTGGTTCATCGGTCGTTCACCCGCTCCGATCTGTTCATCGTCATGGTGAGACACAGTCTCAATCAGTAGAAACCGTATCATCTAATAGACTTTAGGTCATGCCTAACGATGTGCGCGATCGCAGCCGCGAGATCCTGCGTGCCGAGTTAGCGGATGCCGCGGCCAGTTTTTGTGCCGAGCACGGCTTCGACGAGGTGACGACCGACGAGATTGCCCGTGGCATCGGCGTCTCGCGCGCGACCTTCTTCCGCTACTTCACCTCGAAGGAGGATGCGGTTGTCTCCGCTGCACACGGCTCCGCCGCGCGCGCTGGCACCTTCGCGCAGCGTGTCGCCGAGGTCGCCGATGCGGCCGAGCCCGGCACGACCGTGTGGGCGATCATCCGCACAGCTACCCAATCGATGATCGACACCGCCGAGACGCGTGGAGACCCGCTGAGGGCGCGCATCCGCATGATCACCGACGTGCCCGCACTCAAGGGCCAGTTGGCCTCCCAGCGCAGTATCGATCAGTCGGCTGTTACCGACGTGCTGCGCGGGCGGCTCGACAACGACCGCACCGCACGCGCCGCCGCCGCCGCCGGGGTCGCAGCCGTGGACCTCGCCTGGCAGGAATGGGCCCGCACACCCGGCTCGAAGCTGCGCCCCCTACTCGACGCCTATCTCACAGCGCTCGGCAATGTCGCGGCAGCGAAACTCACCTGAAGCCAACATCGGCGCCGCGATGGTGATCTTGACGTCACGACCAACCGGACGCCTCGCGCCCACCTCGATCGGGTCGACCGATCGAGGCGGGCGCGTTCCACGGCACTCAACCGGCGGCACTGTCCTCCAGCGCGGCGGCACCACCGAGGTGGGTGGCGAAGAACTGTTCCGCTGCACAGAACATGGTCAGCAGGTTCTCTGGGTTGACGATGAAGTGTCCTTCGTCGTCGAACACCAAGTAGTCGACCTCTACTCCACGCTGTCGTAGCTTCCCAACAATCGAGTCCGAATGTGTCCGCCGGGCACGGATGTCATTGGCCCCTTGGACGACCATCAACGGGCTGCGGATCTCGTCCACCCGGCTGATCGGCGAACGGGCGAGCATGTCAGCTTCCTGCTCTGGGTCCGATGGGTCGCCCACATAACGGAGCCAGTTGTTCGTCAGACCGGTCTTGGCATACTCGGGCACCGAGCGGATGAAGTCGGCGAGGTCCGACACGCCGACGTACTCCACCGCAGCCGCGAACGTGGTCGGAGTGAACGCGATCCCGACCAATGCGGCGTAGCCGCCGTAGGAGCCGCCGAACAGTCCGATGCGTTCGGGATCGGCGTGGCCGCTGTTGATCGCCCACTCCACGGCGTCGATCAGATCGTCGTGCATCCGCCCGGCGAACTCGCCGACCGCCGCCTCCATATGTTCTCGCCCGAATCCGGCGGAGCCACGGAACTGCGGCTGCAATACCGCGTACCCGCGATTTGCCCATAGCTGAACCGTCGGGTCGAAGCCCCACCAGTCCCGGGTCCAAGGGCCGCCGTGTGGCATCAGGATCATCGGCAGCCGCTCCGAGTTCGATGCGCCACGGGGCAATGTGAGGTAGGCCGGCACAGAGCGACCGTCTCGGGCGTGGATGACGATGTCTTTCACCGGCACCAGCAGGTCCGGGTCGAGATGCTCTGTCGTCCGTGCCAGCAGCAGGCTCTCTCCTGTCTCGTGGTCGTAGAGCCAGGTCTGCGGATCGCGATCATGGAGGAACGACACGATCCAGCGACGCCCTTCCACATCACTGGAGATCGTGCCGAGATCGCCATCGCAAAGAGAACGCAGCTCGGTGAGGACCTCGGCGAAGTGCGGATCGTGCGCGTGCACGACCATCCGCATTCCTTGATACCGCACGCCCAGGAGCTCCCCGGTTCGCCGGTGGCGGATGAGCGGGGAGGGCAGGCTAGTGAAGACCTGCCCCCGGGTGTCCAGATCGTAGGAGGGGTGCCGGTCGACCTCGGTCTCGACTCCCGTTCGCAGGTCGAGCCGGCCCAGATGCATCTGGTCCGTGCCGCGGTAGGAACCGAACCAGATTCCGGTGCCGTCCGGCGTCGCCTCGAACGGGTACACACCGATCGGATACGCGTCACCGTCGAAGGCGGCGATCCGATCGCTGCCCCGCCACAGCTCCCATGTCCCGTCGGCATGCAGGGTCTGTGTGAACACAGTGTCTCCGGCGATCATCGATGTTGCCCCCGCCCCGGGGCTTTCCGCAAGCACTGCCAGCGCACCGGACTCGATGTCGAGCTCGTAGAGGTCGAACTCTGCCGGGTCACGAGCATTGAGCTGGAGAACGGCGCGGCCCGGGCGACCTGGTCGCAGCTCGACCCGCTGGGCGGTGGCACCAGGGAAAGGGGTGAGGTCGACGACCGGAGCATCCGGGTTCTCAAGATCGATGCGGAACACGTGCCAGTTCTCGTCGCCGCCGCCATCCTGCTGATAGAGCAGCCATCGCGGGTCCGCGGTCCACTGATAGCGAGACACCGTGCGGGTGTCGTCGGCGGTGACGCACCGCGGTGCTGAGTTGCCGTCGAGGTCCTGGATCCACACGTTCAGCCGATTACGCCAGGGTGCCAAGAAGGCGATGCGCGTGCCGTCCGGAGAGATCGTGATACCCGTGCGCCCGGGATGGCGCAGCAAATCGTTGATCGGCATCAGGTCAGATGAGGTCATGAGGCTGTTCCCTTGAGGTCACTGGTCGAGGCGGGAGTGGCGGCAGTCGTCATGCGTACGGCGCTGCGGCGGATGGCCCACACCACGGCGGCCACGGCGAGAACGGTCAGTGGCGTGCCCAACACGAGATGCGCGATACCCAGGCCACCGGTGTTCTCCTCCAGATAAAGCCACTGTTGAATCACGAAGCGGGCGCCGAACACCAGCGCCACGGCACCGGTGGCGAGGTCGTGAGCCCGCAACACGCCGCGATCTGTACGCCAGGCATGTCGTCCGCCGTGAACGGCATTCCAGATGACGCCAGTCACCGGTCGTCGCACCAGCACGGACACCGCCGTCAGCACGAAACCGGCCAGCGAGCCCCAGATCCCCAGCACGAAAAAGTCACGGGAGGAACCCGTCCACGCCACGATCCCGGCAGCCACCGCAACGCCCGCCAGGCTGCCGATCGCAGAGACGACCCGCTCTCGGCGCGCCAAACGAATCACGAACAGCGCGACGCCGGCCGCGAGCGATACTCCGATCGTCAAGGGGAGGGGCAGGAAGACGTCGGCGACAACGAACACGATCACCGGCACGACGGAATACATCAGGCCAAGCGGGCCACCCAGCTGGTCGAGCACGCGGTGGTCGCGGTGGTCTTTCAGAGTGGAACTCATCAGTTTCTCCATCGGTCGTAAGGTGTTGAGACCGAGGAAAGGTCATGCCGTTACGGCATAGTCAAGTCGACCGTGCATTCAGGAGTGTCACTGATGGGATGGAGCACGCAACAGATCGCTGACCTTGCTGGCACGACGTTGCGTACTGTGCGGCACTATCACGAGATCGGCGTGCTGGCTGAACCACCCCGCGGAGCCAACGGATACAAGGACTATGGCGTCAGCCACCTCACCCAACTGCTGCGCATTCGGCGGCTCGTGGATTTCGGGGCACCGCTGAGCGAAATTCGCTCGATGCGTCTCGTCGATGACACTGAGAAAGCCTCCCTCGAGTACCGGGACAAGCTTCGTCACCTGGATGATGAAGCAGAACGTGCGATCCTGCGCCTGGAAACAATCAGGGCCGGGATCAGAGAAGAGCTTGACGCGGAGGAATCTGCCGCCCGAAGCGTGTTCCTACCCCCAAGTGCCGACAAGGACTTCATGACGGTGCTATCCCGGCTGCTGCACGCCGACACCCTGTCGTCGTGGAACAGCCTGCTCGAAACGAGGCCCGAGAACGCAGCACTCTCAGAGTTCGTAGACCTTGACGAATCGTCGACACCCACGAGCAGATCCGATCTGGCCACGAGGCTGGCCGACGTGGTCCGCCAGCTCTATGCCGATCATCCAGAACTGGCTGATCCCGTTTTCGCTCCGGGCCGCCAACGGCCGCTTGCACGCGCGGCTATCGGTATTGCGCTCAAGGAGCTTTACCGACCCGCGCAGCTTGACGTACTCGTGCGGCTCAACGCCCTACTCAGGCGTGATGATCGCTCGGTCGAGTAACGAGGGCGAAGAACGTAACAGCACTGCGCCCAACCCCGCGGCGGATTCAAGCTGTCGATGCAACAGATTGGTCGTCGTCGTTTGAGAGTAGTCGTTGGAGTGCTTCGGCTGGGGTGGCCCACTCCAGTGTTTTGCGGGGTCGGGTGTTGAGTTCGGCGGCGACCTGGTCGAGGAGCCCGGGCCCGTAGAAGGACAGGTCGGCGCCTTTGGGGAAGTACTGCCGCAGGAGCCCGTTGGTGTTCTCGTTGGTGCCACGTTGCCAGGGTGAGTGTGGATCGCAGAAGTAGACCGGAATCCCGGTCTCGGCGGTGATCTTGGTGTGGAGGGCCATCTCGCTGCCCTGGTCCCAGGTCAAGGACCGTTTGAGCTGTTCGGGTAGTTCGGTGATCTTGGCCGTCATCGCCTTGGCCACGGTCTGGGCGGTGTGGTCGTCGGGCAGGTGTAGCAACAGTACGAATCGGGTGGTGCGCTCGACCAGGGTGCCGATTGCGGACTTGCCGTGGGCGCCGATGATCAGGTCGCCTTCCCAGTGGCCGGGCATCAGCCGATCGTCGGCCTCGGCCGGGCGGTCGTGGATCGAGGACATGTCTTTCAACTTTGGCCGCAATTGCCGCCCCTGGTGTCGGCGTTGGACGCGGCCGGTGCGTAGTGCTTTGGCCTCGCCCAACCGTTGCTCGACCTCTCGTGCCAGCTCGCCCTTGGGGCGAACGTAGAGGGCCTGGTAGATCGTCTCGTGGGACACACGCATCTCCGGGTCGGCGGGAAAGTCCAGCCGCAGCCGCTGCGAGATCTGCTCCGGACTGTGTTTGGCAACCAACCGTTCCACGACTTCGTCGAACAAGCGAGTGCCAGGCACCAGCCGGGGCCGGGCGCCGGCCCGGTGCCGGCGCTGCTCGACCTTCGATTGGCCGATGCGGGCCCGATAGGATCCATCGACCTGGTCGGTGCCGCGGGCGATCTCACGGGTGATCGTGGACCGCGGTCTCCCCAACAGGTCAGCGATCCGGCTCGGTTTGTAGTGAAGGTTCAACAGGTCCTCGACCCGACACCGCTCGGTGAAGGTCACCATGCCATGGCCGGGCGTGATCTGGGCCTCGACCTCGGGATTCACCGTCGGTGGACGCACACCGCCAGCCTGCTGGAACCAGCGATAGCCGGTGACATCAGACACGCCCGCCGCGGCGGCTGCAGCCCGGACGCCCGCACCCTTGCGGAGCTCGGCCCAAAACAGCGGCCGCAACCGCGCTGATACCGAAGCCTCCAGACGGCCATGCCCCGGGGCCGGCAGCCCCAGGCCTGCCCAACCACCTGCGTCGGCCAGCCATCGATAACCACACACCGGCGACACCCCGACCGCGCGGGACGCGACCAGGATCGAAGCGCCCGATCGCAACGCAGCCCAGAACTCCTCGGTCGGCATGAACCTCGCCGCCATATGCAACACCTTCCTCTGGATCAGGTGTTGCATCTATTTCTTGAGTCTGCTCGCGCCATTCGCCCGAGGTGGCAGCCGCTCGTGGCACGAAAACAGCGGCTCGGGGACAGACGTTCGTCGTAGACACCAAGATCACGTTCAAACAGTCCCACCGCCAGCGGGTCACTGACCGCGCTCGCCGAGACGAGCAGAGTGATCAACGACTTCGCTGACGATCTCGGCTGGTGTCTCTAGACCGGTCGCCCGACAAAGCCCGCGAGTCGGGTATAGATATCGGCGTCAGCGGCTACCGGAACGGCTGACGCGAACGGTCCGCCGTCGACGCGGTCGTCCTCTGCGATGTTGCGGGAGAATCAGTCCAAAGCAGCGTGCGCCAACACCGGATCGAGCTCCACCCTGCGGCCCGTGACCTGAGCGAGGTCCCACGCGTGGACGGTGAACTCGTGGGTGTAGGCGTCCAGCAGCTCATTCCTGGTCATCGTCCCCCAGACCAACGCGAAGTCCTCGCCGAGCTTTCCATCCGCCGCCCAGACCTGATCGAACTCGCTGCGGGCACTTCGGAAGACATCGGCACACTCCTCGACGACGTCGTTGGCCGGATCGGTGACCAGAGTCATGTCGCGGCCGTCGCCGACGAGCGTGAGCTTGCGGAGCACTGCGACGAGGTGGGCCAACAGCATCTTCAGATCAAACTCGGCACATGGCGTGGGCAGGGCCAGCTGGGACGGGTGCACCGCGTCGACCTGACGCTGGGTTTGGTCGAGGGCTGCGCAAATCTGTCGTCGCGGATCAGTCGATGTATAGGTCATCGGGCCACGATGTCCTCCAGCTCGGACAATTCGCGACACCGCCTGACCTCGGGCCGCCGCGCCGGTCGACTACCCAACCCGGTGAAAGTTCCTGGCGGACTCCAGCACCGACCGACGCCGGCAACTGGCATCGATCTGGACGCCAGATCGGTGTGCCAGTTGAAACCTCCATCCAAACCGGGAGGCCATTTCAGTTCTTCGATGAGGTCATTTCGCTGAGTTCAGTCGGTTGTTCTCAGTGATCTTGTCGGCGACCTTCTGTGCGACCTCCTCCGGCGAAAGTCGGGTTGTGTCGACCAGCGGTAACGCGAGTGCTCGGTAGCTGGCAGCATCACGCAGCACTTCCTCGATGTCGTCGGGTTCATCACGCGCAGTCAGACGCTGCCGGCGCACTTCGTCGGAGCAGTCCAACAGCAGCCACGGACCAGCCGGCCAATCGGCCAACTCGGCCGGAGTGCAGACCCCGAGCAGCACCACGTCCACAGGCAGAACCACATCTGCGATCGCTCGGACAAGTCGCCCGTACGGTTCCCAGGTCTGCGGAGTTTGCGAGATCGGAGCGCCGGCGAGTTCGCCGGCCGGCCCCATGAATGCATCCCAGTCCAGCACCACCCGATCGGGCAGCAGCGCCCGC
Protein-coding sequences here:
- a CDS encoding glycoside hydrolase family 3 C-terminal domain-containing protein; this translates as MSDQLDVDAVLAALTLEEKASLSLGSDIWHTAPIERLGVESIMVSDGPHGLRAQFEQQTDNVGLGDSVPATCFPTAAGLASSWNRTLLRQVGEAVARECLRWQVSVLLGPGVNMKRSPLCGRNFEYLSEDPYLAGELATALVQGVQSQGIGTSLKHFAANNQETDRMRVDAEVDQRTLREIYLPAFEKVVKTARPWTVMCAYNKINGSYGSEHHQLLTEILRDEWGFDGLVVSDWGAVHDRVASLAAGLDLEMPPVLGHSDVAVVEAVRAGTLDEKLLDRTVRRVLDLVAKSRPARQDEHTVDQAEQHAFARVAARESAVLLKNDGNLLPLDPAATTRVLVVGELARTPRYQGAGSSQVNPTRVDIPLEELRALAGDAITIDYAPGYRLDEPTVDPDLRDEAVRMAQSADVVLAFVGLPDAAESEGFDRTDIDLPANQTELLAQLAEQTDRIAVLIAGGSVVEVASWQRHAATIMECWLSGQAAGGAVADLIFGVANPSGKLAETLPIRLQDNSSYLNFPGGDGTVRYGEGVFIGYRGYDKSELAVSYPFGHGLSYTTFAIDGLEVSTTGSIADGDLAVTVAVTVTNTGDRAGAEVVQVYVGDRQSAVPRPLRELKAFDKIALDPGESGTVELRLDERAFAFWSTRFDRWLVESGDFEITVGSSSRDHAASTVITIEAPRVAVPINREATLAEWLADPAARAVLQRQPKVATILQHAEPTMIKMVEQMPVSTIAGFGFAGFGPADLDRFLTEMEAE
- a CDS encoding NAD-dependent epimerase/dehydratase family protein yields the protein MSHPLDGRSILVTGAEGNIGSAVCRRLSALGAKITGLSLAATDDHESPPMVQALYGDTTDPEVVADALDGIELVVHLAAIPHPIGNPAPKVFGTNVQSTFNVLWQAAERGIGRAVIASSINHTGLPFNSDPTARPSYFPVDEAMPSQLTDPYALSKVVDEVTAGTVHRRTGIDVVALRFPFTVPAEQVARRAESLADDPSGAVVEAWSYLDVRDAALAVEKALVAETTGVVPVYVTADDTLLPYPTEQVLDRYAPGILRTRTFVGREVPIDLTRARTLLGFRAEHPVDVTPRSLD
- a CDS encoding alpha-ketoglutarate-dependent dioxygenase AlkB family protein; translation: MTSGQQRGRAALDRALPSCVRYLPGWVADHRRIFAELVEVIDWERNDITIAGRTIPIPRLTCWMGTSQYVYSGVRNEPRPTPAALTALQQQVQVEAGATFNSCLANLYRDGHDSISYHSDDEPELGRRPTIASISLGDRRRFVLRHQDSGERWELELGAGDLLIMSGESQSDYRHAVPKTMRPVGQRMNLTFRQFAT
- a CDS encoding molybdopterin-dependent oxidoreductase gives rise to the protein MTAVRTPTLPPTPDVAPAPHRGSGLAWWSGIVAGLVGLSVTELLAWLVSPLGSPLSAVGELVIDIAPAGVINFGKEVLGFADKPILLAVVGVVALLVAGASGRLEYARRSAGLIGPVLLTAFSVIAIGRQPDVTGTAYVPVVIGLAVAYLVLRPLVNRLRLWDSPAGLDDSGRPVGRRGFLVLTGTLAAGAVVVGAASRGFSHGKSMALQARSKIKLPIPQRTAPAVPAGADLQVPGITPYVTANDGFYRIDTALQVPVVDPADWSLTITGMVDRPITISWDQLLSLPLSEFYVTLTCVSNEVGGNLAGNARWLGYPIRELLERAGVKAGADMVLSRSVDGFTAGSPLSALTDPDRDAIVAIGMNGQPLPAEHGFPARLVVPGLYGYVSATKWVTELKVTSYAADHGYWTPLGWSAYGPIKLASRIDTPTGSTQAGPVAVGGVAWAQHTGVERVELRIDDGPWQRAKLGDAVSDDTWRQWSYRWDADPGAHRLTVRATDKKGMTQTAATAAPAPDGATGWHTVNVQVH